One window from the genome of Camelus bactrianus isolate YW-2024 breed Bactrian camel chromosome 4, ASM4877302v1, whole genome shotgun sequence encodes:
- the LOC141577421 gene encoding uncharacterized protein LOC141577421 isoform X2: MSVTTLSLLHLLLQIEQDPGGSTKPVPSAILCVMSCDPVDAQHPPAEETDCLRYIKGEDTYYPHGAQVGLGVCCLYSRWARVALGIPVPEFLQYTRCLFPNLQNWNDVNHPAVHSMVHPHLELSGSKSISEGTYLKRNGIPDSEGQRKHQPGLEKENSISEPVLGDLTEITLVAQARDREHVPSCSQPQTSTDASYTGKDPGLGGRWPPEIRQMLDSRGGFCCRRGGTPVSR, translated from the exons atgtctgtgactaCACTCTCGCTGctccacctcttattacag attgaacaggatccagggggaagtaccaagcctgtcccatcggccatcctgtgtgtcatgtcctgtgacccagtagatgctcagcac cctccagctgaagaaacagattgccttaggtacatcaaaggtgaggacacctactatccccatggagcccaggtggggctgggagtctgctgtttgtacagccggtgggctcgtgttgctttgggcatccctgtgcctgaattcctgcagtacactcggtg cctgtttcctaatctgcaaaactggaatgatgttaaccatcccgcag tgcactccatggtgcatcctcacctagaattgagtggaagcaagtccatctcagaagggacatacctgaagaggAATGGcattccagactctgaagggcagagaaagcaccagcctgggttagagaaag agaacagcatctctgagcccgtcctgggtgacctcacagagatcaccctagtggcccaggctagagaccgggaacatgtaccttcctgcagccaaccccagacgtccactgatgcctcatatactggcaaagat cctggcctgggggggcgatggccgccggagattcgccagatgttggactccag gggcggcttctgctgccgtagaggcgggacgccggtctccaggtga
- the LOC141577421 gene encoding uncharacterized protein LOC141577421 isoform X3, with product MSVTTLSLLHLLLQIEQDPGGSTKPVPSAILCVMSCDPVDAQHPPAEETDCLRYIKGEDTYYPHGAQVGLGVCCLYSRWARVALGIPVPEFLQYTRCLFPNLQNWNDVNHPAVHSMVHPHLELSGSKSISEGTYLKRNGIPDSEGQRKHQPGLEKENSISEPVLGDLTEITLVAQARDREHVPSCSQPQTSTDASYTGKDPGLGGRWPPEIRQMLDSR from the exons atgtctgtgactaCACTCTCGCTGctccacctcttattacag attgaacaggatccagggggaagtaccaagcctgtcccatcggccatcctgtgtgtcatgtcctgtgacccagtagatgctcagcac cctccagctgaagaaacagattgccttaggtacatcaaaggtgaggacacctactatccccatggagcccaggtggggctgggagtctgctgtttgtacagccggtgggctcgtgttgctttgggcatccctgtgcctgaattcctgcagtacactcggtg cctgtttcctaatctgcaaaactggaatgatgttaaccatcccgcag tgcactccatggtgcatcctcacctagaattgagtggaagcaagtccatctcagaagggacatacctgaagaggAATGGcattccagactctgaagggcagagaaagcaccagcctgggttagagaaag agaacagcatctctgagcccgtcctgggtgacctcacagagatcaccctagtggcccaggctagagaccgggaacatgtaccttcctgcagccaaccccagacgtccactgatgcctcatatactggcaaagat cctggcctgggggggcgatggccgccggagattcgccagatgttggactccag gtga
- the LOC141577421 gene encoding uncharacterized protein LOC141577421 isoform X1: MSFYNSVWLQNNFILLHAAGGSHVGQHGPRDFKLLAQTRPGSSWWDPSYSLGLFLPIQQVPHGSLEASPLVPSCLSVLITSCQVFQPAPEHQPEPTSALFCPDPCLLSAPPVHVSPSTFPLLPSSSHLLRPSLPHLLSQNPERITGPPAHAQSVPAGTRVGSSSSEQGIGPKFCSALSPGRTFSPAPAPRPQLSRARCAPAASRPSRAPLSPRLESLFPLPPASPLLPGCLSSAAGPSPPLGGLCPGRAGSADPDGAAGTGAGLRAGLLPASPPGFPCPATPGLHSSPFPSPWGPAQCCGRSSPG; this comes from the exons atgtctttttataattctgtctggctacagaataacttcatactcctgcatgctgctggtggctcccatgttggacagcacgggcctagagattttaaattacttgcccagactcgcccaggaagctcgtggtgggatcctagctatagtctgggacttttccttcctatccaacaagtccctcatggaagtttagaagcttctcctttggtgcccagctgtctatccgtacttataacatcttgtcaggtgttccagcctgctcctgaacatcagccagaacccacttctgctctattttgtccag atccctgccttctctctgctcctcctgtccatgtctctccctccacttttccccttctcccctcctcctcccatcttctccgtccctcgcttccccaccttctctcgcagaacccagagaggatcactggccctcctgcgcatgcgcagtcggtgccagctggaacgagggttggaagctccagctccgagcaggggatcggccccaaattctgctcagctctttcgcctGGTAGGACTTTTtctcctgccccggcgccccggccacagctgtccagggccaggtgtgcacctgccgcctctcgccccagccgggctcccctgagTCCGCGGCTGGagtcccttttccctctcccgcccgcgagtcctctcctcccgggctgcctctcctcggccgccggcccgtccccgcccctgggcgggctgtgtcccgggcgggcgggttctgcggacccggacggggcagctgggactggggctggcctccgagcggggctactGCCCGCGTCCCCCCccggctttccctgccccgcgaccccggggctgcactcgtctcccttcccctctccctgggggccAGCTCAGTGTTGTGGGCGctcctccccgggctga